A single window of Pseudomonas benzenivorans DNA harbors:
- a CDS encoding LytR/AlgR family response regulator transcription factor, translating to MNVLIVDDEPLARDRLSRMVGDLDGYRVLEPAASNGEEALTLIDNLRPDIVLLDIRMPGLDGLQVAAKLCEREAPPAVIFCTAHDEFALEAFKVSAVGYLVKPVRPESLSEALKKAERPNRVQLAALTRPAAETGGGPRTHISARTRKGIELIPLDQVIYFIADHKYVTLRHEGGEVLLDEPLKALEDEFGERFVRIHRNALVARDRIERLQRTPLGHFQLYLKGLDGDALIVSRRHVAGVRKLMNSL from the coding sequence ATGAATGTCCTGATAGTCGATGACGAACCCTTGGCCCGCGACCGCCTCAGCCGTATGGTCGGCGACCTCGATGGCTATAGAGTTCTCGAGCCCGCTGCCAGCAACGGTGAAGAGGCATTGACCCTGATCGACAACCTGAGGCCGGATATCGTGCTGCTGGATATCCGCATGCCCGGGCTCGACGGCCTGCAGGTGGCGGCGAAACTCTGCGAGCGCGAGGCGCCGCCGGCGGTGATCTTCTGTACCGCTCACGACGAATTCGCCCTTGAGGCGTTCAAGGTCAGCGCCGTGGGTTACCTGGTCAAACCCGTGCGCCCGGAAAGCCTCAGCGAAGCCCTGAAGAAAGCCGAGCGGCCCAACCGTGTGCAGCTTGCCGCCCTGACCCGCCCGGCCGCGGAAACCGGCGGCGGCCCGCGCACCCACATCAGTGCCCGCACCCGCAAGGGCATCGAATTGATTCCCCTGGATCAGGTGATCTACTTCATCGCCGACCACAAGTACGTGACGCTGCGCCATGAGGGCGGCGAGGTTCTGCTGGACGAACCCTTGAAGGCCCTGGAGGACGAGTTCGGCGAGCGTTTCGTGCGCATCCACCGTAATGCCCTGGTGGCGCGCGATCGCATCGAGCGCCTGCAGCGCACCCCGCTCGGGCATTTCCAGCTGTACCTCAAGGGGCTGGATGGCGATGCGCTGATCGTCAGTCGCCGGCATGTCGCCGGGGTGCGCAAACTGATGAACAGCCTCTA